TTGACAACACCGTTAAACTGGTGCGCGACCTGCCGTTCAGTAATCTCCATATTTTCCCGTATAGCCGGCGCTCAGGGACCCGAGCCGATACCATGACGGACCAGATCCCCGATGCCAAAAAGAAGGAGCGCCTGCAGGCCTTAACCGTCATCGGCGAGACCAAGCGCCAGCTCTACGCCGAAAGCTTTATCGGCAAGCAGGTCAGCGTCTTGATCGAACGGGTCGACAAGGAAGGAAACGGCCATGGCTGGACGGGGCAATATGTTCAAGCCAGAATCACGGGCGCAGGCTTTGAGCCTCGCCAGATCGTCACCGCCTGCGTTACCCGGGCCGAAGCCGGGGCAATCGAGGCCCACATCAGGTCTTGTGACGGTAGGTAATGCGACCTTTGGTCAGGTCGTAGGGGGAAATTTCCACGGTAACCTTGTCGCCGGAAGTGATACGGATGAAATGCTTGCGCATTTTCCCGGAGATATGAGCGAGGATTTCGTGCCCGTTCTCCAATTTCACCCGATACATGGTCGCGGGCAAAACCTTGGTCACGACTCCATCAACGCGGATCATATCATCTTTTGCTTCTTCGGCCATAGTCTCTCCTGAATATCCCAACCAATTAATTCGGTCGAATAGATACCATGCCCTCCCCCTTATTGTCAATATTGAGGAAAATATCTGATTGAATCCAACCCCTCTTGATGGTACTTTCTGCCGCTCATTTCCGGAGCCAGTAACGGGCTCTCAGCCAGGAGTA
The sequence above is a segment of the bacterium genome. Coding sequences within it:
- the infA gene encoding translation initiation factor IF-1, translating into MAEEAKDDMIRVDGVVTKVLPATMYRVKLENGHEILAHISGKMRKHFIRITSGDKVTVEISPYDLTKGRITYRHKT